AGCAGTTGTAAAAGTAGGAGATGTGGTTAAAAAAGGACAGATGATAGGGGCAATAGACGAAGGAAAAATGGGAACAAATGTACATGCCAGCATCGACGGAACTGTTGTTGAAGTAAATGAAAATGTAGTCATAAAAGCTATTTAAGGGTTGAGGTGATAACCATGATAAGAACTATAGGAATGATAGAGTTAAACAGTATAGCTAGGGGAATAAAGACAGCAGATGCCATGATAAAGGCAGCAGAAGTTGAATTACTGTTGGCAAAAACTATTTGTCCTGGTAAATACATTGTATTGATTACAGGAAATGTAGGAGCTGTTACAGCTTCAATAGAGGCAGCAGTGAGCATAGGAGGAAAACATGTAGTAGACAAGTTATTGCTTCCAAATGTTCATGAACAGGTAATTCCTGCAGTAAATGAGGCTACAGGTGTTGTAAAATTAAAGGATTTAGGAGTTATGGAATTCTTTAGTGTGGCAACAGGAATTGTTGCAGCAGATGCGGCAGCTAAAGCTGCAGATGTACAGCTTATAGAAGTTAGATTAGGAATGGGAATGGGCGGAAAATCTTTTGTAACTCTTACAGGAGATGTAAGTGCAGTTAAGAATGCAATAGAAGCTGGAGTTAATGTTTCACTTGAAACTGGAATGCTTGTAAACAGTGAAGTTGTATCTGGACCAAACAGAGATTTGCTGCCACATTTGTTATAGAATATGTAAGGAATAATATAAGTAGAGTAGTATAGTATTACAACACTTTAGGGTTAAGAGAGGTGTAATGATGGATTTACTAAAAAAGATTAAAGATGCAGGTATTATAGGAGCTGGAGGAGCAGGATTTCCGACTCATGTAAAACTGAATACTAAAGTTGAATATTTCATAGTAAATGGTTTGGAATGTGAACCATTGCTGCAGTCAGATAAATATTTGATGAGAAATTACAGTGACGAAATAGTAGAGACAGTACAGAAAATAGGGGAAGCAATTGGAGCAGCACATGCTGTAATAGGCTTAAAAGCAGCTTACCATACTGAAATAGAAGCACTTAAAAAGTCCATAAACAAATTGAATTCAACAGTAGAGTTATTTTTAAGTGAAGCATTTTATCCTGCAGGTGATGAGCAAGTATTGGTTTATGAAGTAACAGGAAGGACAATACCACCAGGAGGAATACCTTCAAGCGTAGGAGCAGTGGTATCAAATGTAGGTACAGTAGTTAATATTGCTGATGCTATTAATGATAAACCGGTTACATATAAGTATGTAACTGTTATAGGAGAAGTAGGAAACCCTTCAATCATAAAAGTTCCAATAGGAACAAAAGTTATGGAATGTATAGACAAATGTGGGGGCACTACAGTAGATGACTATACAGTAATAATGGGTGGACCTATGATGGGAAAGAAGCTTTCAAAAGAGGAAGCAGAAGACACAGTTATTACAAAGACTAATGGAGGAATTATAGTAATTCCAAGGAACCATCTTATACAGCAAAAAGAATCAATATCAATAGATCACATGATAAACAAGGCAAAATCATCCTGTATACAATGTCATTATTGTACAGATATGTGTCCAAGATTCTTAATTGGACATCCATTGCATCCACACAAGGTAATGAGAGGCATAGCTTTGGCTGAAGGAAATGAAGCACTTAAAGAAGCAATAATATGCTGTCAATGTGGAGTGTGTGAAATGTTTGCATGTCCTATGGGATTGTCACCAAGGAGAATGAATGCATATGTTAAAGCACAGATGATGGCAAAGGGTATAAAATGGAAGAATGAAACAGACCAATTTGAAGGCAGAATAATGAGAGAAGAAAAGAGAATACCAACAGGTAGATTAATCGCAAGATTAAAAATGAGTAAATATAAAGGACAGTCAATTAAAGAGGGAGAAGAATTAGTCCCAGGACAGGTAAGTATTCCATTGAAGCAGGGACTTGGAGCACCATCTACAGCAATAGTTTCTGTAGGAGATGTAGTGGAAGTAGGACAGATGGTAGGTGCAATAGACGAAGGAAAAATGGGAACAAATGTGCACGCCAGCATTAAAGGCGAAGTTGTAGAAGTAAATGAAAATGTAGTCATAAAGGCTATATAAAAAGTTGAGGTGATATCATGGTAAGAACTATAGGAATGGTAGAGTTAAATAGTATAGCGAAAGGAATAAAAACAGCAGATGCCATGGTAAAGGCTGCAGAAGTAAAGCTGCTTTTATCAAAGACTGTTTGTCCAGGAAAATACATTATATTGATTACAGGAAATGTAGGAGCTGTTACAGCTTCAATAGAAGCGGGAGTAAGTATAGGAGGACAGCATGTAGTAGACAAGTTATTACTTCCAAATGTACATGAACAGGTAATTCCTGCAATAAATGAAGCAACAGGTGTTTCACAATTAAAAGACCTAGGAGTTATGGAGTTCTTCAGTATAGCAACAGGTATAGTTGCAGCAGATGCAGCAGCTAAATCAGCAGATGTACAGCTTATAGAAGTTAGAATGGGAGTTGGAGTAGGAGGAAAATCCTTCGTAACTTTAACAGGAGATGTAAGTGCAGTTAAGAATGCAGTAGAAGCTGGAGTTAATGTTTCACTTGAAACTGGAATGCTTGTAAATAGTGAAGTTATATCCGGACCAAGCAAAGATTTATTACAATATTTATTGTAAGATATATAAAATTATATTAAACACGATAATTTATAGGGATGTAATATAATCTAATATTATAGATTTAGCTAAAAATAAAAAATAGATACTACTATATTTGTTAAGAATGCACCTTCTTATGCAGAAATAGGCTTTGGAGGATATGACATACAACATTTACAATAATGTGAATACGGTAGTATAAATATTACAACCTTTAGGGTTAAGAGAGGTGTAATGATGGATTTACTAAAAAAAGTTAAAGATGCAGGTATTATAGGAGCTGGAGGAGCAGGATTTCCTACTCATGTAAAGCTGAATACCAAAGTTAAATATTTCATAGTAAATGCTTTAGAATGTGAGCCGCTATTACAGTCAGATAAATATTTGATGAGAAATCACAGTGATGAAATAGTAGGAGCAACAGAGATAATAGGAAAATCATTAGGGGCAGAAAAAATTGTAATAGGTTTAAAGAACGTTTATTATAATGAAATAGATGCACTTACAAATTCTATAAAGAAGTTAAATTCTTCAGTAGAACTGTTTTTAAACAGAAGTTTTTATCCTGCAGGGGATGAGCAGATACTGGTTTATGAAGTAACAGGGAAGACAATAGCACCAGGAGCAATACCTTCAACTGTAGGAGCAGTGGTATCAAATGTAGGTACAGTATTTAATGTATTTGAAGCTCTTAAGGATGAGCCCGTTACATACAAATATGTAACTGTTGTAGGAGAAGTGGCAAGTCCTGCCATAGTTAAAGTTCCTATAGGTACAAAAGTTACAGAATGTATAGAAAAATGCGGTGGAGCCACATTAGGCGACTACGTAGTAATAATGGGCGGACCTATGATGGGAAAGAAAATCTCAAAAGAGGAAGCAGAAAACACAGTTATTACAAAAACTAACGGGGGAATTATAGTAATTCCAAAGGATCATTATGTAGCTGCAAGAGAAAGACTTACTATAGAGGAAATGGTACACAGAGCAAAAGCAGCCTGTGAACAATGCCGTTATTGTACAGAATTATGTCCTAGATATCAAATTGGACATCCACTACACCCACATAAAATAATGAGAACTATGGCATTAGGGAGAAACGATGAAGAAGTTCTCAAGGAAGCAATAATGTGCTGCCAGTGTGGAGTATGTGAAATGTATGCATGTCCAAATGGGTTATCTCCAAGACGTATAAATGGATATGTAAAAGCTCAGTTTGGAGCTAAAGGTATAAAATGGAAGAATAAAACAGATGTATTCACAGGAGATCCTCAGAGAGAATTCAGAAAAGTTCCTACAGGTATGCTTATAACAAGACTTGGAATGAATAAGTATAAGGGACAACCATATAAAGAAAATGAAGAGTTGGTACCAGCACAGGTAAGTGTCCCTTTGAAACAGGGTATAGGTGCACCATCTACAGCAGTTGTAAAAGTAGGAGATGTGGTTAAAAAAGGACAGATGATAGGGGCAATAGACGAAGGAAAAATGGGAACAAATGTACATGCCAGCATCGACGGAACTGTTGTTGAAGTAAATGAAAATGTAGTCATAAAAGCTATTTAAGGGTTGAGGTGATAACCATGATAAGAACTATAGGAATGATAGAGTTAAACAGTATAGCTAGGGGAATAAAGACAGCAGATGCCATGATAAAGGCAGCAGAAGTTGAATTACTGTTGGCAAAAACTATTTGTCCTGGTAAATACATTGTATTGATTACAGGAAATGTAGGAGCTGTTACAGCTTCAATAGAGGCAGCAGTGAGCATAGGAGGAAAACATGTAGTAGACAAGTTATTGCTTCCAAATGTTCATGAACAGGTAATTCCTGCAGTAAATGAGGCTACAGGTGTTGTAAAATTAAAGGATTTAGGAGTTATGGAATTCTTTAGTGTGGCAACAGGAATTGTTGCAGCAGATGCGGCAGCTAAAGCTGCAGATGTACAGCTTATAGAAGTTAGATTAGGAATGGGAATGGGCGGAAAATCTTTTGTAACTCTTACAGGAGATGTAAGTGCAGTTAAGAATGCAATAGAAGCTGGAGTTAATGTTTCACTTGAAACTGGAATGCTTGTAAACAGTGAAGTTGTATCTGGACCAAACAGAGATTTGCTGCCACATTTGTTATAGAATATCAAGAATAAAGTGAATTTTAATAACTATAAAGATTAAAACAGAGAATATTTTAAATTAAATTCCAGTAAAATGAACCATTTATTTTACTGGAATTTAATTTTGCAGTAAAATTTTTTATAAAGTTATTGAATATTTATTTTATATGTGGTAATATAATTCATATATTCAATTGAAAAACATATGTCTTTCAATTGCGGACAAGGTGTGAAGTTATGAAAAATAAATTTCTTATAATTGATACTAGCATACTTCCTGATGTGTTTGACAAAGTGGTAAAGGTAAAGGAACTTCTTAGAACTGGCCATGTGAAGGATATATCAGAAGGAGTAAAACAAGTAGGTATAAGCAGAAGTACTTATTATAAATATAGGGATTCAGTCTTTACCTTGTCTGAAAGCGTGGCAGGGCATAAAATAACTCTGGGATTAACTTTAGCTCATAAGGCAGGAACATTATCGAAAATACTTGATAATATAGCTCAGAAGAAAGGAAATATACTTACTATAAATCAAGATATACCTATTAATAATGCCGCTAATGTATCTATAACTTTTGATGCTTCTCAGCTAGAGGTTGAAGTTAACGAGTTGATGGAAGATATAAGAACCTTAAAAAGTGTTATAAAGGTAAATTTAGCTGCAGTAGAGTAAAAAAGATGTTTAATAATATCTATACATATATGTAGTTATGTTGAATACCTTTAATGACTTATCTGTTTGAAATTATATATAAATAAAACTATGAAAAGGAAGAGTAAATAATAAACTACTTTAAAGAGAGAGGAATTCCGTGGCTGAAATATTCCTTGAGGAAGAATTATTGAAAACCACCTTTGAGTTGTATACTGAAATTCTTATTAGGTATTTCCGCAGATCTGCGTTATGGATATGGAGATAACAGTATAAAAATTGTAATAAGTATAATATTATCTATTAATACACATGATTTGGGGTATGTGTATTAAATAATTTTAATTAAATATTACTGTTAATTTGGGTGGAATCGCGATAAAACTCGTCCCATGTGGGAAGAGTTTTTTGTTTTGATAACAAGGGAATTAATTATTTGTTTGAAAGTGTTAAATAAAAAGGAGGGCGATAATATGATTAATATAGCAATGCTTGGATATGGTGTAGTAGGTAGTGGTGTAGCTGAACTTATATTTAGAAATAGAGATAAATTCAAGGATGAATTAAATGAAGAATTGGTATTATCAAAAATTTTAGTTAGAAATATTAGTAAGCATATAGATAATAAAAACAAAGAACTTTTAACAGAAGATATAGATGATATTTTTAAAGAAAAAGTGGACATCATAGTTGAAGCTATGGGGGGACTTGATCCATCTTATGAATATGTAAAAAGGGCTTTAAATATGAAAAAGCATGTGGTTACAGCTAACAAAGATTTAATTGCGGAATATGGTTATGAACTTTTACAAATAGCAAAGAAAAATGGAGTTACTATTCATTTTGAAGCTAGTGTAGGGGGAGGAATACCTATACTTAAATCAATAAATGAATGTCTTGTAGGAAATGAAATAAAAAGCATAAAATCCATATTGAATGGTACTACTAATTTTATATTGTCTAAAATGAATCATAATGGCATGAGCTACACAGAAGCGCTGGAACTTGCACAAAAATTAGGATTTGCAGAAGCCAATCCAGAATCAGATGTGAAGGGATATGATGCGGCTAGAAAACTTTCAATTTTATCTACAATTGCCTACAATAGGAGGGTAGACTGGAAGGATATAAACATAGAGGGAATTACAGAAATTGATGAATATGATTTTAAATATGCTAAGATGGAGAAATGCAGTATAAAATTAATGGGAATTAGTAAACTAGGCAGTAAACATATATATGCTACAGTTATGCCTGTTATGGTAAAAGAAGATTCTGTTCTTGGGAAAATTGAGGACGAGTATAACGCTATTTTGGTAGAAGGAGATGCTGTGGGAGATGTTATGTTTTCAGGAAAGGGCGCAGGAATGTTTCCTACTGCCAGTGCGGTATTTGCAGATATAGCGGATATAGTTAAACAGAAGAGAAAAAAATGTATTACTTTTAGCAGTGAAAAGGCAGAAATAGATAAGAGCTGGGGATTGAAGGGAAAGTGGTTTCTTAGAGTAAAGACACAAAATCGAGTAAAAATTATACAGGGTATATCTTCGAGTTTTAAGAGTTGTTATATTTTATCCAGTACTTTTTCAGGAAATAAAGAAGAAGTGGTAGCTTTTGTAAATGCAGATAATGAGGTCTGTATAGATAATTATATTGAGAAAGTTAAATCAGAAGGAGAAGCCTGTGATGTTAAAAAATTGTTGATTTTACACTAAAAAGTCTATCCAAAATGAATGACTAGCTTATTATACTAGTCTAGTTACATAGTATCCGTTGATTAATAATTACTGGCAGAATTTGTTTTCCAAGGTATCTTTATAAAAAATATTTTATCAATTGGGAGGAAGTTGAATATGGCTAAAGTGAAAGTAAGAATACCAGCTACTACTGCAAATATGGGACCGGGATTTGATACTTTGGGTATGGCCTTAAAGTTATATAATGAAATTGAAGTGGAAGAAATAAATGGAAAAACACAAATATATAATAATGGATTAAAATCTGAAGAGGATTTTGGAAACAATCTTATATATAAAAGTATAATAGAAACCATGAATAAAGGAGGATATTCTTATAAAGGATTTAAAATTAATGTAGTTAAGTGTGATGTACCTATCTCTAGAGGACTTGGAAGTAGTTCCGCTTGTATAGTTGGAGGTATAAAGATAGCAAATGAGATTATGGGAAATAAATTAGAGTTAAAGGATATGATTGACCTAGCTACTAAAATAGAGGGCCACCCAGATAACGTAGTACCTGCAATGGTAGGTGGCATGGTAGTATCTTTGAAGACGGGAGAGGATATAAAATATTCAAAGATAGATTTGCCTAAGCAGTTAAAGTTTGTGGCCATGATACCATCTTTTCAGGTAAATACGGCTCTTTCTAGAAAGGTTTTACCTAAGTCTTATTTAAAAGAAGAATGTATATTTAATATATCAAGATGTGCTATGCTTGTAAGTGCTCTTTACAATGGGGAATTTGATAAGCTTAGGACATGTTTTCAGGACAAAATTCATCAGCCTTATAGAAAAAATTTAATAAAAAATTCTGATGATATCTTTAAAAAGGCAGTGGAATTTGGTTCTATAGGTGAGTTTATAAGTGGCTCAGGATCTACACTTATGGCTGTGTTGAATAAAAATGAGGATGAATTTGTTATATCTATTAAAAGGTATTTAAGTGGACTACAAGATAAATGGAATGTAATTTTACTTGAACCAGATTTAGAAGGAGTTAGAATTGTTAAGATCTAATATTATAATATAAAATATACCTCTTTAGTATATTACTTTTTACTTTTATAGATAAATAAGATATTTTTATTTATAGTTTATTCAATATATTTAAAATAAAGGGATTTAATTATTTATGTAGAATTTAAAATTCATAGATGAATATAAAGAGGTGGAATTATGTTAGATGTTAACATAAAGTTTAAAGATATGAAAATCTCAAGTGTGGAAGAAAAAGATTTAATTGGAATACAAAAATGGATGGAAACCAATAAGGTTTTTTTGAAAGAAGAATCTACTCTGGAAGAATTAAAAAATAGATTTTTAGAAAGTTATATAAGTGAATGTGAATTCTTTTTTAAAATAGAAAAGAGTGAAAAGTTAGCAGGTATTTTGAAAGGAAGAGTTGAATTTAAAAAACAAAATGAACTTTGGATATGGTTTTTTTATTTAGATAATATATGCAATAATGAGGATTTACGTATTGATATAATAAAATATTTAATGAATTATTTTAATAGAAGATATGGAGTAAATATTTTTTTTGCTAGGGTAATTAAAGATGAAACAAACAACATAGTTTTTTGGAAAAATATAGGATTTAATCTTACAAGAATAGTAAAGGATTTTTATAATGTCAACGGAAGACATATAGATATGATGCTTATGAAAAAAATTGGTGTATCACAGTAATATTTTTCTCTCCCCTATAATAATAATATATAGGAATACTATGAGTAGGGGTGAAAAGATGAGATACACAAGATATGATTTAAAAAAGCAAAATGGTTTTAAGATTTTTGTGGTTTCGCTATTAATGATATTTTTTCTTGCTTTTATAATTGGAACTTTTGTATTTAAAGTAATTGTGAAAAATACAGCTGGCTTTAGTTCAAATGATATAAAAATTTCTGATTCTAGTAATAAGTATGTGAAATTTGTAGCTATTCAAGGTGGAGTCTATAAGGATAAGAATAATGCAGATACGCAAAAAAATTTACTGTCTAACTATGGAGTTTCCTTTTCTGTAACAGATTCAGATAAGACGAGAGTTTGCATGGGTATTTATACTGAGGAAAATGCAAAAGGTATTATGGATTCCCTTACGAAAAAGAATATAGATAATACAAAAATAGTATTTACTATACATCAAAATGATTTGTATAATGTAGAAGTAACAGAAATAATAAATGCGAATCTTAAGATATTAAATAAACTCTCAGAAAGTGATGTAAAATCTATAAAAACAGATGAATTAAAAAAATGGTGTGCTTCTTTAAAAGATGTAAATGACGGTGACAACAATAGTAAGTTAATTTTAAAAGAACTAAAAGAATATATAAATAAGCTTCCAGGAGAAATTGAAAAAAAAGATGGTGAACAAAATTATATTTACATATTTGATGTATTAAAAAAAATAAGTTCTAGTTAATTAAGTGTTGCTCATAAATAAATGTGAAAAAGCATGGCAAGTATAGGAGATTCTTACTAATACTTGCCATTTTTATATATAATTTAAAAAATTTTTTTAACAATAATATATTTACTTGTTTATGGTTTTATTAAATGATAAACTATATAAGATATATTGTTAAGGTAGGGGATTTTATATGAAAGGGGCCGGAAAAAGTAAAAGTTTTATATGGTTTTTCATATTCTTAGGAGCCATATGTGGCAGTCTTATAGGAGATGCCATTGGAAATAATTTTAGTTTTTTAAGTTTTTTAAAAAATTTTTATTCAATAGGGATGACAGATCCAGTCGTATTAAATCTCAAAGTTATGGTTCTAACTTTAGGTATAAATTTCAGTATAAATATTATGACTGTAATAGGTATAATCATAGCTGTTATGTTGTATAGAAAATATTAGGAAGTGATGACGTGAAAATTGTATTGGCTTCAGCTTCTAGTAGAAGAAGACAACTTTTAAGTAGATTAATAGAAAATTTTCAAGTAGTGGTAAGTGATTTTGATGAAGACTCTGTGGTATTTCAAGGGAGATGTGAATCCTATGTTATGAAACTGGCTGAAGGTAAGGCAAAAGATGTTTGTAGAAAACTAACGAATGAGAGTTCAATAGTTATAGGATGTGATACCGCAGTGTTTTTAAGAGGAAAAGTAATGGGAAAGCCAAGAGATATACAAGAAGCATTTCATATGTTGAAAGCATTAAGTGGAAATGAACATGATGTATACTCAGGTATAGCGATAATGGATAAGGTTTTACATAAAACAGTTAAAAGTTTTGTACGTACTACTGTAAAATTTTCTGAAATAGATGATAGATGTATAAAAAATTATTTAAAAAAGGGAGAATACAAAGATAAGGCAGGAGCCTACGGCATTCAAGGTTATGGGGGAGTTTTTGTAAAAGAAATTCATGGGTGTTATTATAATGTAGTAGGATTACCTTTAAATAAGTTGTATAATATGTTAAGTGGGATGGGGGTAAATTTATAATAGGGAGATTTAAAATGAAAGATAATTTAAAGATTATGGATTTGCCCAAAAATGAAAGACCAAGAGAAAGGCTGTTTAGATATGGTTCGGAAGCGTTATCTAATTCAGAACTTCTAGCAGTAATACTTGGAACAGGCATTAAAGGTGAGAATATAGTATCTTTAAGTAACAGAATAATAAAAGATAATGGGGGATTAAATGGAATTTTTAATTCTGATTTAGAGGATTTTGTGAGTATTTCAGGGGTGGGAAAGGCTAAGGCAGCTAAGATACTTGCTATGGCGGAGCTGTCAAAGAGGTTTAAGTCCTACAAAGATGGGGATGACTATAGGATATGCAGTCCTCAAGATGCTGCAGTACTTGTTATGGAAGAAATGAGAGGGATGAAGCAGGAACATCTTAAAGTCATTCTGTTAAATACAAAAAATATGGTTATAGGAATTAAAAATGTATTTATTGGGACTTTAAATTCATCTATAGTGCATCCAAGAGAAATATTTTTTTATGCCATAAAAAAGAATAGTGCTTCTATAATTCTATGTCATAATCATCCTTCTGGAGATCCCTCACCTAGTAATGAAGATGTAAACGTAACTTTTAGATTAAAAAAGTGTGGTGAGCTTTTAGGAATACAATTAGTTGATCATTTAATAATAGGAAATGGAATATTTATCAGTTTAAAAGAAAAAGGAATTTTGTGAGGTTGAAAGGAGAAATATAAAAATGGGTTTTTTTGGAATATCTAGAGATATGGGAATTGATTTAGGAACAGCTAATACATTAATATATGTTAAAGGAAAAGGAATAGTACTTAGGGAACCTTCTGTGGTGGCTATAAATAAAAATGTTAAAAAGGTAATGGCCATAGGTAATGAAGCAAAGGATATGATAGGTAGGACTCCGGGTAATATAGTAGCTATAAGACCGTTAAAGGATGGAGTTATTGCTGATTTTGATATAACTCATACTATGCTTAGAAAATTTATAGAGAAGGTAAGTCCTAAGTCAGCGTTTACAAGTCCTAGAATATTTGTATGTTTTCCCTCTGGAGTTACTGAGGTGGAGAAAAGGGCAATAGAAGAGGCAACAAAACATGCAGGAGCTAGAGATGTGCTCCTTATGGAAGAGCCTATGGCAGCTGCAATTGGAGCGGGGCTTCCAGTACATGAACCTACAGGAAGTATGATTGTGGATATAGGTGGAGGAACTACAGAGGTTGCTGTGGTATCCCTTGGAGGAATTGTTACAAGTAAGTCACTTAGAATTGCTGGAGATGAATTGGATCAAGGTATAATAAGCTACATAAAGAAGGAATATAATTTGATGATAGGTGAAAGAACAGCAGAAAATGTAAAAATCCAATTAGGATCTGCATATGATATGGGAGAAGAGAACTCCATGGAAATAAGAGGAAGAGATTTAATATCAGGATTACCTAAAGTTATAAATATAACTGAAAGTGAAGTTAGAGACGCTTTGAAGGAGCCTATAGTGTCAATAATTGAGTCTATAAAGACAACTCTTGAAAAAACCCCACCGGAACTTGCGGCGGATATAATGGATAAAGGAATCATGCTGGCAGGTGGAGGAGCAATGCTTAAGGGATTAGATCAATTAATAAATATAGAGACACATATGCCAGTACACATAGCTGAATCACCTCTTGATTGTGTGGCCTTAGGCGCAGGAAAGGCATTAGATACTATTGATAAAATAGTAGCTAGTAGAAAATAGTTATGAGTGATATGTTATGCGATTTTTGAAAAATAAACTTGTAATAACTATAATAATACTCTCAATTATTTTTTTAGTACTAATTTCTTTTAGTTTCAAGAGTGATGGTAATTCGGTTATAAGAAATGGTGTAGGTATTACCTTTAATTCTCTTCAGGGAGGATTGTATAAAATTAATAGTAAAATAAAAGACTCCATAAGCTTTATTCTAAATTTTTCTGATGTTAAAAAAGAAAATGAACAGTTGAAGAAAAAAAATAGTTCCCTAGAAAATAAGCTTGTGGAATATAATACTTTAAAAGATGAAAATTCTAATTTGAGAAAAGAGTTAGATTTTAAAAGTGAAAGAGAAGAATACAATTATATAGGCTGTGACATAATAGGGAAAAGCAGTAGCGGAATGTTAGACCAAGTTGCCGTAAATAGAGGAAGTAAAGATGGTATAGAAAAACAAATGATAGCTGTTACTGCAGATGGCTTAGTGGGTCAAGTTGTACATGTGGAAAAAAATTGGTCTATAGTTCAATGCTTAACTAATGAGAATATGGCAGTGGGGGGAACTGTTAATAAAACAGGAGATGAAAACGGAGTAATAAATAGTGGTATTGTAAAAGGCTATAAAAGCGATGAGAGCAAGTTTTTGGCTAAGCTTTATTATCTTCCCCAGGAATCTACTGTAAAAAAAGGAGATAGCGTGTTAACTTCAGGAATTGATAATTCCTATCCTAATGGAATTAGAATTGGAACTGTAGTAGATGTGGAAACGGATAAAGGAAAGGTAATGAAAAATGCTTTAATAAAGCCTTATGTGAATTTTGACAAAATTCAACAATTGCTTATAGTAATCCCTAAAAATAAAATAGATATAAAATACTAGGGTGATGAAAAATGAAAAAAATATTAGTATTAAGTGTCTTGTCTATAATTTTGTTTATATTAGACAATGTATTAATGCCTTTTTTTGCTATAAAAACT
This window of the Clostridium kluyveri DSM 555 genome carries:
- a CDS encoding BMC domain-containing protein, whose amino-acid sequence is MIRTIGMIELNSIARGIKTADAMIKAAEVELLLAKTICPGKYIVLITGNVGAVTASIEAAVSIGGKHVVDKLLLPNVHEQVIPAVNEATGVVKLKDLGVMEFFSVATGIVAADAAAKAADVQLIEVRLGMGMGGKSFVTLTGDVSAVKNAIEAGVNVSLETGMLVNSEVVSGPNRDLLPHLL
- a CDS encoding 4Fe-4S dicluster domain-containing protein, yielding MDLLKKIKDAGIIGAGGAGFPTHVKLNTKVEYFIVNGLECEPLLQSDKYLMRNYSDEIVETVQKIGEAIGAAHAVIGLKAAYHTEIEALKKSINKLNSTVELFLSEAFYPAGDEQVLVYEVTGRTIPPGGIPSSVGAVVSNVGTVVNIADAINDKPVTYKYVTVIGEVGNPSIIKVPIGTKVMECIDKCGGTTVDDYTVIMGGPMMGKKLSKEEAEDTVITKTNGGIIVIPRNHLIQQKESISIDHMINKAKSSCIQCHYCTDMCPRFLIGHPLHPHKVMRGIALAEGNEALKEAIICCQCGVCEMFACPMGLSPRRMNAYVKAQMMAKGIKWKNETDQFEGRIMREEKRIPTGRLIARLKMSKYKGQSIKEGEELVPGQVSIPLKQGLGAPSTAIVSVGDVVEVGQMVGAIDEGKMGTNVHASIKGEVVEVNENVVIKAI
- a CDS encoding BMC domain-containing protein codes for the protein MVRTIGMVELNSIAKGIKTADAMVKAAEVKLLLSKTVCPGKYIILITGNVGAVTASIEAGVSIGGQHVVDKLLLPNVHEQVIPAINEATGVSQLKDLGVMEFFSIATGIVAADAAAKSADVQLIEVRMGVGVGGKSFVTLTGDVSAVKNAVEAGVNVSLETGMLVNSEVISGPSKDLLQYLL
- a CDS encoding 4Fe-4S dicluster domain-containing protein translates to MDLLKKVKDAGIIGAGGAGFPTHVKLNTKVKYFIVNALECEPLLQSDKYLMRNHSDEIVGATEIIGKSLGAEKIVIGLKNVYYNEIDALTNSIKKLNSSVELFLNRSFYPAGDEQILVYEVTGKTIAPGAIPSTVGAVVSNVGTVFNVFEALKDEPVTYKYVTVVGEVASPAIVKVPIGTKVTECIEKCGGATLGDYVVIMGGPMMGKKISKEEAENTVITKTNGGIIVIPKDHYVAARERLTIEEMVHRAKAACEQCRYCTELCPRYQIGHPLHPHKIMRTMALGRNDEEVLKEAIMCCQCGVCEMYACPNGLSPRRINGYVKAQFGAKGIKWKNKTDVFTGDPQREFRKVPTGMLITRLGMNKYKGQPYKENEELVPAQVSVPLKQGIGAPSTAVVKVGDVVKKGQMIGAIDEGKMGTNVHASIDGTVVEVNENVVIKAI
- a CDS encoding ACT domain-containing protein, with product MKNKFLIIDTSILPDVFDKVVKVKELLRTGHVKDISEGVKQVGISRSTYYKYRDSVFTLSESVAGHKITLGLTLAHKAGTLSKILDNIAQKKGNILTINQDIPINNAANVSITFDASQLEVEVNELMEDIRTLKSVIKVNLAAVE
- a CDS encoding homoserine dehydrogenase gives rise to the protein MINIAMLGYGVVGSGVAELIFRNRDKFKDELNEELVLSKILVRNISKHIDNKNKELLTEDIDDIFKEKVDIIVEAMGGLDPSYEYVKRALNMKKHVVTANKDLIAEYGYELLQIAKKNGVTIHFEASVGGGIPILKSINECLVGNEIKSIKSILNGTTNFILSKMNHNGMSYTEALELAQKLGFAEANPESDVKGYDAARKLSILSTIAYNRRVDWKDINIEGITEIDEYDFKYAKMEKCSIKLMGISKLGSKHIYATVMPVMVKEDSVLGKIEDEYNAILVEGDAVGDVMFSGKGAGMFPTASAVFADIADIVKQKRKKCITFSSEKAEIDKSWGLKGKWFLRVKTQNRVKIIQGISSSFKSCYILSSTFSGNKEEVVAFVNADNEVCIDNYIEKVKSEGEACDVKKLLILH
- the thrB gene encoding homoserine kinase; the encoded protein is MAKVKVRIPATTANMGPGFDTLGMALKLYNEIEVEEINGKTQIYNNGLKSEEDFGNNLIYKSIIETMNKGGYSYKGFKINVVKCDVPISRGLGSSSACIVGGIKIANEIMGNKLELKDMIDLATKIEGHPDNVVPAMVGGMVVSLKTGEDIKYSKIDLPKQLKFVAMIPSFQVNTALSRKVLPKSYLKEECIFNISRCAMLVSALYNGEFDKLRTCFQDKIHQPYRKNLIKNSDDIFKKAVEFGSIGEFISGSGSTLMAVLNKNEDEFVISIKRYLSGLQDKWNVILLEPDLEGVRIVKI
- a CDS encoding GNAT family N-acetyltransferase, whose amino-acid sequence is MLDVNIKFKDMKISSVEEKDLIGIQKWMETNKVFLKEESTLEELKNRFLESYISECEFFFKIEKSEKLAGILKGRVEFKKQNELWIWFFYLDNICNNEDLRIDIIKYLMNYFNRRYGVNIFFARVIKDETNNIVFWKNIGFNLTRIVKDFYNVNGRHIDMMLMKKIGVSQ